A window of the Bacillus sp. A301a_S52 genome harbors these coding sequences:
- the upp gene encoding uracil phosphoribosyltransferase, with product MGKVYVFDHPLIQHKLTYIRNKNTGTKEFRELTNEIAGLMAFEITRELPLREVDVETPVGPAKCKMISGKKLGIIPILRAGLGMVDGILELIPAAKVGHVGLYRDPETLKPVEYYVKLPKDIEERELIVVDPMLATGGSAIEAINVMKARGAKNIKLMCLVAAPEGVEEMKKEHPEVDIYLAALDEKLNEKGYIVPGLGDAGDRLFGTK from the coding sequence ATGGGGAAAGTATATGTCTTTGATCATCCACTGATTCAGCACAAATTAACGTATATTCGTAATAAAAATACGGGTACTAAAGAATTTAGAGAACTGACTAACGAGATTGCTGGTCTTATGGCTTTTGAAATAACACGAGAGTTGCCATTAAGAGAAGTTGATGTGGAAACACCAGTAGGTCCGGCAAAATGCAAAATGATCTCCGGTAAAAAATTAGGTATTATTCCGATTCTCCGGGCAGGACTTGGGATGGTAGATGGTATTCTGGAACTAATTCCAGCAGCAAAGGTCGGCCACGTGGGACTTTATCGCGATCCGGAAACGTTAAAACCTGTGGAATACTACGTGAAGCTCCCTAAGGATATTGAGGAGCGGGAGTTAATTGTTGTGGATCCGATGTTGGCAACAGGTGGCTCTGCTATTGAAGCTATTAATGTAATGAAAGCAAGAGGAGCAAAAAACATTAAACTCATGTGCTTAGTGGCGGCTCCAGAAGGTGTCGAGGAAATGAAAAAAGAACATCCTGAGGTTGATATTTATTTAGCAGCTTTGGATGAAAAGCTTAATGAAAAAGGATATATTGTTCCAGGGCTTGGTGATGCTGGAGACCGCCTGTTTGGAACGAAGTAA